The following coding sequences are from one Neurospora crassa OR74A linkage group I, whole genome shotgun sequence window:
- a CDS encoding endo-arabinase, which yields MQLTTLFSAIAALAIAPLTTLASPAGTLGNRDFPDPAIILDPRTDEWYAFATSSNGKNVQAAYSPNPHDGPWTYVEHDLLPTPGKWVNPDQHDIWAPDVHYFEASDSFVMYYSGLLADSPYHCIGIATAENITGPYEALDEPFACPDSEGGAIDASGYLDPVDGSFFVVYKVDGSAKGPGGPCGNGDPPGEPTPIRLQRVNESDGITPIGHYTEILDRDPELDGPLIEAPNLIRTFNGTFVLFYSSHCYNTPEYDIKYATADKIEGPYHRRGELMGSNTNSYGFDGPGGASSVFGGGILVFHANCDAGRCMYVTEFEVEEEGIVTLLD from the coding sequence ATGCAGCTCACTACGCTCTTTTCCGCCATTGCGGCCCTGGCCATAGCCCCCCTAACCACTTTGGCCTCCCCAGCTGGGACCCTGGGTAACAGGGACTTCCCCGACCCAGCAATCATTCTTGACCCTCGCACTGACGAGTGGTACGCTTTTGcaaccagcagcaacggcaAGAATGTACAGGCTGCTTACAGCCCCAATCCCCATGACGGCCCCTGGACATATGTCGAGCACGACCTACTTCCCACCCCGGGCAAGTGGGTCAACCCCGACCAACACGATATTTGGGCGCCTGATGTGCACTACTTTGAGGCCAGCGATTCTTTCGTCATGTATTACTCGGGTCTTTTGGCGGACTCCCCTTACCACTGCATTGGTATTGCCACTGCCGAGAACATCACCGGCCCGTACGAAGCCCTTGATGAGCCATTTGCCTGCCCGGATTCCGAGGGTGGTGCTATCGATGCAAGCGGCTACCTTGATCCTGTCGATGGCTCTTTCTTCGTTGTGTACAAGGTGGATGGTAGCGCCAAGGGCCCCGGTGGTCCTTGCGGCAACGGTGACCCCCCCGGCGAGCCGACTCCCATCCGCCTTCAGCGTGTCAATGAAAGCGACGGCATCACTCCCATCGGCCATTACACCGAGATCCTTGACCGCGATCCGGAGCTTGATGGCCCGCTTATTGAGGCACCTAACCTCATCCGCACCTTCAACGGCACATTTGTGTTGTTCTACTCCTCCCATTGTTACAACACTCCGGAATATGACATCAAGTACGCCACGGCGGATAAGATCGAGGGACCATACCACCGCCGCGGAGAACTGATGGGCTCGAACACCAATTCCTATGGCTTTGATGGTCCAGGAGGAGCAAGTAGTGTCTTCGGCGGTGGAATCTTGGTGTTTCACGCCAACTGCGATGCCGGCCGTTGCATGTATGTGACGGAATTCGAAGTCGAGGAGGAAGGCATCGTGACGCTACTGGATTGA